A stretch of Pseudoprevotella muciniphila DNA encodes these proteins:
- a CDS encoding multidrug effflux MFS transporter, giving the protein MEKRPGLFLSLTIGILTAFGPFLTDFYMPALPEMVEALKTDEAAVQMSLTACMVGLALGQLIIGPLSDKYGRKSLLIGSLALFLVASVFCVVASNITMFNIARVFQGLGGAGGIVLSKSISTDLFTGNALTKFLAVLSMINAVTSLAAPLVGGALLLVMHWQSIFIVCAGIGLMLIVMCAFVPESLPKDKRSDVSVVKSFGGLFKVFESRTFFYSTLVLMTMYFLFFCIVSSSTFILQTTYGMSSTLYAVVFGAGLLVIGFGAALCPRFQSQVRALRTGVLLIAVSAIATVVSLLVLRNVYCIIASYVLVFFSFGMMQTLATTLGLDAGRKRAGSSSATLGACSFIAGAIAPPLISLGGNLESGSCIGIGVSTALALVFVMKLTRLPSVRAGF; this is encoded by the coding sequence ATGGAGAAGAGACCCGGTTTATTCCTTTCCCTGACGATAGGCATATTGACTGCGTTCGGACCTTTTCTGACCGATTTCTATATGCCTGCTCTGCCAGAGATGGTAGAAGCACTCAAAACAGATGAGGCGGCAGTGCAGATGAGCCTCACGGCATGTATGGTGGGTTTGGCACTCGGTCAACTGATTATAGGTCCTCTTTCTGACAAATATGGTAGAAAATCGCTCCTGATAGGGTCTTTGGCATTATTTCTTGTGGCATCAGTGTTCTGTGTTGTGGCATCCAATATCACGATGTTCAACATTGCGCGTGTTTTCCAAGGACTTGGTGGGGCAGGAGGGATAGTGCTTTCCAAATCTATATCCACAGACCTCTTTACAGGAAATGCTTTGACTAAATTCCTCGCTGTGCTGAGTATGATAAATGCTGTAACGTCGCTTGCAGCACCGCTCGTGGGAGGTGCTTTGTTGCTGGTTATGCACTGGCAGAGCATCTTCATAGTCTGTGCAGGAATAGGCCTGATGCTCATTGTTATGTGCGCTTTCGTTCCTGAATCGCTGCCCAAGGATAAACGCAGTGATGTGTCTGTCGTCAAGTCGTTTGGCGGCTTGTTCAAAGTCTTTGAGAGTCGCACTTTCTTCTATTCAACGCTTGTTTTGATGACGATGTATTTCCTCTTTTTCTGTATTGTTTCATCTTCAACTTTCATCTTGCAAACCACCTATGGCATGTCGTCCACACTATATGCCGTGGTTTTCGGAGCAGGGTTACTTGTCATAGGCTTTGGAGCAGCACTGTGTCCAAGGTTTCAGTCGCAGGTAAGGGCGTTGCGGACAGGAGTACTACTCATCGCAGTCTCTGCAATAGCGACTGTCGTTTCGCTACTGGTGCTTCGTAATGTTTATTGCATCATTGCCTCCTATGTATTAGTATTCTTTTCCTTTGGTATGATGCAGACACTCGCCACCACTCTCGGACTCGATGCTGGACGTAAAAGGGCTGGTAGTTCAAGCGCCACACTGGGTGCGTGCAGTTTTATTGCCGGTGCCATTGCACCACCGCTTATTTCTCTCGGTGGTAATCTGGAATCAGGCTCATGCATTGGCATAGGAGTGAGCACCGCTTTGGCATTGGTTTTTGTAATGAAACTTACGCGTTTACCATCGGTAAGGGCAGGCTTCTGA